The nucleotide sequence GCAGCGCCTGCAGGTCGGCGTAGAACTTGGTCTTGGCTGGAAACTTCACCGGATGGTCGCGGCTTTCGCCCTGGGGAAAATAGCCGTTCATGACGGTCACCGGCTGGCCGTTGGCATCGGCGAAGCGGCCCCAGATAAAGCGCTTCTGCGAGTCTTCACCGTCACCGGGAAAGCCCTTGTGGATTTCCAGCGGCGCCTGGCGCGACAGCAGGGCGACACCGTAATGACCTTTCTGGCCGTGGTAATGCACGTGGTAGCCGAGTGCTTCGGTCTCTGCCAGGGGGAACTGCTCGTCGGAGACCTTGGTTTCCTGCAGGCCGATGACATCCGGCTGATGCTTTTCGATGATCGCCGCCAGCTGGTGAGGTCTTGCCCGCAATCCATTGATATTGAAAGAAACAAGCTTCATCAGTGGCACTCCGGAAAAAGCGTGATTCTAACAGCCATCCTGCGCAGAATTTCCCTACCTTGCCGGTGGTCCAACCGGCGGATGTCTGCAGCCAATCCTCCCCGGTGCCTGTCTGACTTTTTACATCGTTTTGTCCTGCCAGGATCGGGTTGATGCCGTGCTAGCATTCCGCGCCATGCGTATCTCTTTCATGGGCCGATTCGTAACGGCCGGCCTTGCCCTGCTTGTCACATCATCCGTCTTCGCCGCGCGGCTGGAAGTCAATATCGAACCTTCCAGCCGCGCGCTGCGCGAGAACGTGGAAAACCACATCGGTGATCTGGGCGATCGAGACGAGCGCGAACTGCTGCGCTACAGCCGCATCGCCCAGCAGCAGGCGGAAAAGGCCTTGCAGGCGCTGGGTTATTACAACGCGACGATCGAAAGTGAGGTGCTGGGTGGCGAGGAACCGAGCCTGGTATTGCGCATCGTCCGTGGCGAGCCGGTGCGCCTGCGCGATGTCTCGGTGCGGGTGGACGGGCCGGCGGCGCAGTTGAGCGCCTTCGAAGTGCCGCGCAGTACCCTCAAACCCGGCGACGTCCTCCATCATGGCCGCTATGAAGAGGTCAAGCAGCGCATCCTCAATCAGGCCTCACGCTTCGGTTTCTTTGATGGCCGCTTTGCGTACCAGCGCCTGGTCATCGATCCGCTAGAGAATTTCGCCGATGTCGAGCTGGTGTTCGACAGTGGTCCTCGCTATCTGCTGGGCGAGGTCAGTTTCCAGGGCGATTCTCCCTTCGATCCCGATCTGCTGGCGCGCATGGTGCCGTTCGATCCCGGCACCCCCTACGATTCAGAGCGCGTTGCGGAACTCAACCAGGCGATGCAGGCCAGCGGCTACTTCGAAGGCGTGCGCGTCGACGCCAATCCGGCCAATGCCGAGCAACAGCGCATCCCCGTGGTGGTGCAGCTGGCTACCCGCGACCCCCGTAC is from Pseudomonas saudiphocaensis and encodes:
- the xthA gene encoding exodeoxyribonuclease III → MKLVSFNINGLRARPHQLAAIIEKHQPDVIGLQETKVSDEQFPLAETEALGYHVHYHGQKGHYGVALLSRQAPLEIHKGFPGDGEDSQKRFIWGRFADANGQPVTVMNGYFPQGESRDHPVKFPAKTKFYADLQALLEERFSPDQAVAIMGDFNISPEDCDIGIGEVNAKRWLRTGKCSFLPEEREWLARLKGWGLQDSFRSLHPEVTDRFSWFDYRSRGFEDDPRRGLRIDYILTTDSLHQRVIDAGVDYDIRAMEKPSDHCPVWIELR